A DNA window from Streptomyces sp. CA-278952 contains the following coding sequences:
- a CDS encoding LacI family DNA-binding transcriptional regulator — translation MSAPTVYDVAERSGVSIATVSRVYRNPDSVRAQTREKVMEAARELGYVPSGSARGLASRTTGVLGLCFPDYADPDAETAAAASDADDDQAVMLYSDQIIRGMERAARRHGYALLIAASLDGGPESLVAKVAGRVDGFAVLARTVPTEDLEVISRRLPVVMLAGPREIDHLDHIVVANAEGERELTRHLIEDHGLRRLAFIGSEENSPDAEARFRGFQEGCRDAGLPVPSRPELRAGMMTQAEGALAAGTLLDRSEGTGVERPEAMLFANDQMAVGALQALERRDVRVPEDIAVTGFDGIPLSRIVRPPLTTVRQPIRQLGEQAVELLVQRLADPGRAPVSLELPVSVTRRASCGCG, via the coding sequence GTGAGCGCCCCCACGGTGTACGACGTCGCCGAGCGGTCGGGCGTCTCCATTGCCACGGTCTCCCGGGTCTACCGGAACCCCGATTCCGTACGCGCCCAGACCCGCGAGAAGGTCATGGAGGCGGCCCGCGAACTGGGGTACGTACCGTCCGGCAGCGCCCGGGGCCTGGCCAGCCGGACGACCGGCGTGCTCGGGCTCTGCTTCCCCGACTACGCGGACCCGGACGCCGAGACCGCCGCGGCGGCGAGCGACGCGGACGACGACCAGGCCGTCATGCTCTACTCCGACCAGATCATCCGGGGCATGGAACGGGCGGCCCGCCGGCACGGCTACGCCCTGCTGATCGCCGCCTCGCTGGACGGCGGGCCGGAGAGCCTGGTGGCGAAGGTCGCGGGGCGGGTCGACGGGTTCGCCGTACTGGCGCGGACCGTTCCGACCGAGGACCTGGAGGTGATATCGCGCCGGCTGCCCGTGGTGATGCTCGCCGGGCCGCGCGAGATCGACCACCTGGACCACATCGTGGTGGCCAACGCCGAGGGCGAACGGGAACTGACCCGCCACCTCATCGAGGACCACGGGCTGCGCAGGCTGGCGTTCATCGGCAGCGAGGAGAACTCACCGGACGCCGAGGCCCGGTTCCGGGGGTTCCAGGAGGGGTGCCGGGACGCGGGCCTTCCGGTGCCCTCCCGGCCGGAGCTGCGCGCCGGGATGATGACGCAGGCGGAGGGCGCGCTGGCGGCGGGCACTCTGCTGGACCGGTCGGAGGGTACGGGGGTGGAGCGGCCGGAGGCGATGCTGTTCGCCAACGACCAGATGGCGGTCGGCGCGCTCCAGGCGCTGGAGCGGCGGGACGTGCGGGTGCCCGAGGACATTGCCGTGACCGGGTTCGACGGGATTCCGCTGAGCCGGATCGTCCGCCCGCCCCTGACGACCGTCCGGCAGCCGATCCGGCAGCTGGGCGAGCAGGCGGTGGAACTGCTGGTGCAGCGCCTGGCGGACCCGGGCCGCGCCCCGGTCTCGCTGGAGCTGCCGGTCTCCGTGACCCGCCGCGCGAGCTGCGGCTGCGGCTGA